Below is a genomic region from Rhododendron vialii isolate Sample 1 chromosome 5a, ASM3025357v1.
GTGGTTATAGTTGTTAACGTGTAAGTGCTCTCTTTGTAGAATTATGCTTTGCGTGGTGGTCTAAATGCCAAAAGTTGGGCCATAAATTATACGGGAACTCATCGATACACGGGGAACCCCAAGCATGTGAACGGGTGTACATCCCAATAAATGATTCAGACAATCATTGGTTTATGTGTGTAGTAAACATCCGTCATGGGATTGTATACATACTTGAACATTACCATCTCCGACGGAAAACAAAAGACGAGCTGAATTGGTCACATGTGTGGTAAAATACTTGGACGATTTATTTCAATACTTGGATGAGCCACAAGTCAAAAAATTTAGTATGCTACCATTTGAAAGACTAAAATGGCTTCCAATTCAAGAAGGTGGTAATTGTGGTGTGCACACCAccaagtactttaatttgaaGCAATTTATTAAAGACTAATTGATTATGGTAACAAACTAGTTTTACATATAATGTCGTTTCTACCAGTTTATATACCCAACACttgttccaaattttttgttttaatttcttaattgtaGCTGAAGTTCAATTCTACAGAAGGTAGGATTGGCTTAGTTTTGAACTTGATCATGTTTGAAGGGAACAATGTCAAGGAAAAGATTATAGAGAAGGCTAAAAAGAAATATCTCAACCCTAAAAGGAAAAAGTGATGATATTGTGGAGGAAAAACTGACCATATTACTGCTCATTGTGTAGTATTTTGGATGCAAATACAGCTATCTTTTTGTTAACATGGCTGCTACATTTTGGATGTATATTGTGGCTCATGTAGATTGCTACTAATGATATTATGGCTCATGTAGATTGCTGCCTTTTGTTATTTGTAATAGCTAAAAACTTATGATATGTATTTAATGATATCGAGGCctttatttgttttgatgaaTGTTGAGAAATTTTATGTCTGCTTGTTGTGAATGGAGGGATACCCTACCATTTTAGTGGCCATGTCATAAAATTGGAGGTACTTACCATGTCAAATAACATACTTACCACAAATATAGAGTGTACATAACTAAAACTGGACATTCTTACCAcagattttggaaggaaaaaatagtgACTGAAGGTACTTATTATGACAAAGTATATACATACCACGAATATATGGTGTACATAACTAAAACTGGACATTCTTACCAcaaattttggaagaaaaaaactaGTGACTCAAGGTACTTTGCTATGTCAAAGAACATTTTTCCCACAAATGCAGGGTGTTCGTAACTAAAAACTGGGCATTCTTTCCACGAATACTGGATGTTCTTACAATTACAAATGAAAGACGTTACCTGAAACAAAGGTTAtgattacattttcaaactgcATACTACATTGTGGAATGATTTACCCTTTAAGAACCGTTGCTGGGAATTGTTGATCAGCCTCCAAAGTTGTTACCTAGGATCTAGGCCTGAACACTATTTGAATTTGTTAACCATCCAGCAGCCTGTATAGTTTAAAAGTTATAATAATTAGTGAATGGACAAATAAATAATAGTCTATTAAATGACAACATAATAAGAGACTTACCAAATTAGGTTCAATACTAGATTCACAACCATTGGCAGTGAACGATTATGGGTAATATGCAGATGAGTCTTGCCTAGTAAATGATTGTGGGTAATATGTAAATGAGTCTCACCCAGTGAATGATTATGGGTGAACTATGCTCGAATCTGATTCATTCTCATTGATGTTCCCCATATTGTTTCGTACTAATTTTGGGCATTTCATTCGCATATGACCAGGTAGTCTACAGTGGCCACATTTTCTTACCTTTGGGATAAAGTCctttgccaaattttggctcCCTTTACACTTGATAATGACAGGATCGCCAATACCAAAATGTATAGATGTCCCCTTAACATTGTTCTCTTCTCCTGTTGCTTTTTGCTGGCTTTCAACATCTAACATATACGCTCTCTCATTTTGAATGTTAACCTTGTGATTTCTTCTCTTGCCTCATCATATGCATTGGTTAAATGTGAAGCATAAAAAGGCATTTCAACACATGCAGTTGACAATGCACCATACATTGTCGTTTGTGTTACCCATTCTGGCATGGGTGTGCTGCCATGTAGAGAGGAGGACTTGGCCATTTTTGTCCACCTTTGTGAGATCAGATAAGAGAGAATTTCTCTCAAGTGCTTCATTTTCATTACCGAAATCATATGAGAACAAGGGAATCCAATTgactcaaatttcaaaaaagagcATTTCATGATGCCTTCAGTTGGCTGATAGTATACTGACCACATTGCATCATCCTGTTGATACTGAGATAAGTAGTAAACCCCAAAATCTTCAATCTCAACTTTATCCACGAAACaatgatttctttttcttaattcaTCGCGAAATTTCTTGCATATGGCCCGAGAAAATGTATCAGCTGCATATTGTTCAATGCATTTCATAGCTGTAGAAAGAATGGGAGTATTATTCTCACTCTCTACTTGTGCCTTAGCCTCATTTTGTCGAAGTTTAGCAAGAGCCCTATCATATGCTTGTACAAATTCAAAAAGCCTTAAACATAGTTTTAGGAATTGTGTGCTTTTTGCTCCCGCAAAAAAAATACCTCGCAAGTACGCCTCAGCCCATAGGTGCTTTTTTTTGTAAATCTCTATCGCCCAATTGTTTTCATGAAGATTATAGTTGTCCACAAGATTTGTCCATGcaatttcaaattctttttccGTTGGCATTGACATGCATTTTTCAAAGTCACGCAAGAATCCGGGAGCATGGACATTACTCACAGCATTCTTTTTCAGATGTCATTTGCATAAACGATGACGAGCATTAGGCAACACAGTTTTTATTGCTCTCCTCATGGCCTTATCTTCATCTGTCATTACCGACACTTGCATTTTTTCATTgcccatagaatcaagaaacTTTTCCAATACCGATGTATAAGCCTCAACAGTCTTAGTAGTCAACAATGCACACCAAAAAATCGTAGTTTGAAAGTGACTATGGACTCCAGCTAGTATCACAAAAGGCTTCCCATAAGCATTCGTTCGATAAGTAGCATCAAATAGTAGCACGTCTCCAAAGCATATGTAGTCTGTTAGAGATGTTAAATCTCTCTAAAACAAATTATTTAACTGGTTTTGCTCGTCTATGTCATACTTGTAATAGAACAAGGGGTCATATTCGGTTTTCGCACGTAAATAGGCTAACGCACCTTCTGCATCCCCATCCGCAACCTCTATTTTGCGTTGAGCTGTAAAATGATTGTAAAGATCTTTTTGTGTGTATCCAACCTTATCATATCCATCAGATTATTGTGCGGCCAAATCCATAATATGACTTGTTTTAATGCCAACTTTATGCATTGTATTGGCCAAGGTTTTATCAGGACTATGAACCTTCCTGTGGGAGTAGAGAAATGGCACACCCATAGGCCCTATCAAGTTGTGATTGTGGAAGCTTATAAAGTTAGCTACCatgtatttgtttgattttcaatctatttgagATGAAATATAGTAGGATATCTAACTCTAGTTAGTGCCATCGGATATTTTTTCCCATCTTCTCATTCCATATATTTAGCTTCTCGATATCCTTCTTTTGAGCAAACCCACTTCCTTGAAGTAATAATACCCTCATTGTCCTTGTGAATATTATCCTTTTGGACACTAAAGCCTTTCACTTTGGCATATGCATTATAGAATCTTTCTCCATCCTCATCCGAATCGAATATCATTTCATAAACATCTTCTTCCGTTAATTCATCCAACCAATAATCGTCACGTCCGTCATCATCACCATATTCATCATCATCGCTATGTCCATCATCATCACTATGTCTATTACTACATTCTTCCCTTGCAAACTGTCATCCATCTCTCTAAATCTAGTAAAACACGACCACATCGATGGTAAGTGTTTTCATATATAGTAGTAAAAAATGCAATACATTATGGAGATAATTCTGAATCTGGTCAAATACGATCATAGTTTGTGGTAAGTATTTCCATATATCGTGGTAATCAATTGATATACATTATGGTCATTTTTATCTTGACAAACCAACAACAAATCAAAAACATAATCATTGAccttttgctaaaaaaaataaattatgttcAATATCTAAGAATCACAACTAAAATAAGACTTCATAATGTGGATAAATTTACTTggtcaaattcttcaatttattgttcttgaaagTTAGAGAGATTTTTCAATATTCATTTCCTGAGACAAAAAGGAATATGTgtggaaaagtgaaaaatcagAAAGATAAATTTGAGGAGTTTAAGGTAGGTAGGGAGGAATTTCGTATCTTTAATGGCATGATGTGGAGTAGGTAAGCATTTATTGTACAAGTTTGAAAGTAAGTGAATCATGTACGAAAGTAAGTGAATTCTTTTCAAAAGGTAAGTGCTAGCAAGAATTGTGGTATATACCCATATACCATGAATAACCGAATATTGTAATGGTAACAAAAACCAAGTGGCGTGGTATAAATAGTctaattttatgaaattaatGACAAATAGGTACATATTTATGTAACATAACTAATGCACCATAATGAGGATAGTTAATAAGGTAACTACCACAATAAATGTGATATTACTTAGTTCTACTTAATTTGTATTACCTTGTAATTAAAGTATAATACCTTAATGATTAGTGAACTAAATAATGTATTGAATGTGTCATTAGAGATCAATAGTTAGTGGTTACTCTTACATTAGCCAATTAtatcaatcacttattgattgCAACTAAGACTACTGTTAACTACTACTCCTACTAATAACATTGATCACTATTAACCTACAATAACCAATTCATTTTAGCCAAATATATTAATACTCAATCATCACTATATCATCACTTATTGAATATGATCAATCAATTAAGCTCTCAGTCAAATGATTCTGACTACTATAGTCGATTATAGAGATTAATCGCCACTCTACCACTAATTGAATAGTCTAatgtcaattataactattaATTGTTATAATATCACGTTAAACGATTACATGCAtcatttcaaataaattatttaaatataattaggagattattacaattatatggtttatatttattatttttaaattttttttataagaaacatatatacacaaagtaaaaatttaatggaatatattaacaacattaattgtaagttattcaaaacaacaaatgAATAAATGTTTTCTCaataatatttgtaaaataatttttaattaaaaataatttaatgaaATATATTAACAATATGAATCTAAAATCAAGGCAAATTTTTGGCTTAAatatttagttttgaaaatttgttataaaaaatttgtttacaaattaaatattattaaattaaatttatattttcaccCAATATTTGATAGTCTATTACACAAATGATTAGGAAAATGACAAAAAGTATGGTGAATATGACAAAAAGTGGTGTAAACttataaattttcaataattaaaaaaattcttgcaaAAAGGTACATTTTTccgccaaaaaaatttattttcccgCTAATCGGCTACCTAGAGaacaagttagagagagaaagggcaaAAACGTTGAAGTGTAGTCTTTTGTCGTGGTAAGTATACAATATTTTGTGGTAAGTGTCAACATAAACTGTGGTaagtaagggtcatcatttggcCCAAAGGCCCGCAGCCCACCCTAAGCCCGCCCGGcccatagtttgtaatgggcgggctcgggcctacaaatttttactcggcccgtgagcccgcccgtggtacccgtccaaaagcccgcccacgggccTGCCCATTAGCCctaaatcccacaaaatcctttcttttttcccttgcccaaggaaatttaagcccgctCGATTTTTGGCCCGCTAGCCcgtcaattgggctagcccgtgggccgggcttgggcttcaaatTATAGTAGGTAGCCCGacccgaaaaaagaaaaagcccgatcggcccggcccgtgggcgggcttgggtaGTGCCTTGGTGGGCTGGGctggcccgatgatgacccttagtgGTAAGTATAGCCAGTGTCCATGGTAAGTATAatgacgttttttttttttaaaaaggcaaaacCTCCATACTTTTTGGGAGTGATtttgatccaagggctgagATTCATCCAAACCTGATCTAAAGGCCCAGATTTAatgggggcatgatgccccaataCCACATTGGGGCATCATAGAAAATTTGGGTCACCCCTGGTATTTCTATTATGGGCCTCCACATATTTTCtaataagagcatccgcaatgggaataatcaaaatcaataaccaaaatgtgctacgtcagcatttgattatccatttagttcataatcaaacttaacaacctttatttccacattggttatttttgcatccctataaaaaaaaccctatagtacgcaatgcatctatgtccaatttcAAACAAGTTTCAATCACACAcctgaccacaccaaattattcgtctcgatgagacgattctaatgtgggatattttttagttattgagttttgaatttggttattgggtttggttattgagttttggttattaataaaagttgttaagtttggttatggaatgagtggaatttggttatttgctaaaagacttgtaactttgcttattacagtgtgagatatttttttagcattgttattAAGTTTGCCTATCCATactaatttgattattacaatagGGATGCTCTAAGGTCTGGTAGAATGAAAAAAGGTTTTGGCCCAAACTCCGGGAGTCTGGCTAGGGTTCGTTtgattagaatttttttttttgttgtcgaaaagtgaaaatgaaagaaagtgaggtaaaagaaaaaaaaagtttattaggAGAAAAATCTTCTTGTATGTTTTCCATTATAATgacatttttttgcaagaatcTATATTGCTccgagttttgagtgtttgtaGCCCTTTGGGCATTTCCCGATGATAGAAGACAActtaataaaaaaatcacaaaatatCAACACCCAAAATCTTTATGAATATTAAAATTTTGTCCCATATACACCGTTACCGAAGtcttaaaaaaatagtacatAAATGTGAGAAGAGTTGAACAAACTGATGCAATGGATTCAACGTTCAATAAACTCTCCCAATAAGTAAAAGATCTTGAATTCAGTCATTATTGGGTTTGGGTGGTCTATTGAACAACTCCTTTTCCGAATATACAAGTTGAACCCAAAGTGGAACTTTTATGGATTTGTTTGAGTGGAAGTCACTATCATTTACTTGGAGCTTATGGGCCATCATGTTGCCATTGCTCGTACGCAATTTGGATATTTTCTTTATAATGGGATGTCCGAATCAGCTTATGCACATCTCGACTTATCCAGGAAGTACCTGAATTAATGATCGGGTAAACCCTCCAGTGGGGCCATTGTTTGAAATGTTCGGCCTTTGTCTCCGTGAGATTCGAACCTGCTACCTCATGAAAGACAAACACTTATTAGTTAGTATTAATTTTCTCATTCTCACGTAGCCAAATCTCTTATTTTGTTGCTTAATTTGGATCTAATCAACCACTAAAGCGATAGGAAAAGCGAACTTCACAATCATCCTCATCTGTATCATGATATTCTCATTATTAAAGTGGGAGAGGAAAAGCATTAAAAAGTTTTTTCAATTATTCATAAGTGTTCTTCCTTTAACCCCACCTTTATAGCTACCCACGTACATTGATGCGCAGGTATAAAATATTGTAACAATATAACTGCGGGTCCCGTTGTGCCTTGGGTACGTTCTGAGTCCAAAAATTTGATCCTGCTTTTCCATGTTGTAGAACTCAACTAGTAGATCATATctgacaaaaaataagtcgaGCGGACGTCAATAAATCAGGGATCGAAGAAAATTGCTCTCGAAAAAAATGAACACCGgatatgagtttgaaaatgcacaTCAAGAGAAACTTTATTCGATCATGCCATTCTCATTGTTCAAATCAACTTACAGTTATTTGGATTATTTATTGCTCTTcaaattctacaaaatgaacgatttcgatctaATTTTTGAACTCAGAATGGCCATGTATTAAAGGCATAGCAAGACCTATTGTCCAGGGCACAACAGGGCCCAAGTGACCAAGTCCAACTTATACTAATACTTTTAATACATTTTAGTTTCCCATTAACTTCATAttataacccccaaaaaaaatacttttacttGAAGATAATGCTTACCACTAAAGAGACAGATAGATTGGCTGCATACAAGACATTGAACTCATCTAGAAGGAAGATTTCCCTGGGATTTAATAAGGGATATTGGTGCTTGTGCAATAATTTCTCAATTACAGGCGTTAAACTTTCCCaacaacaataaataaaatatagtaGTGGGTGCTCTAGCTAGGAATACTGgattaatttcttctttttttctcaagaAAATTTCTCTAGTAAGTATTGAAAAgaatagggctgtaaacgagccgagctcgaacttTGTCGAGCTCGAGCGGAGTTTAGTTATTTACTAAATGAACTTCTTTATTAATCGAGCTCAATTACTAAACGAACCAAAAATTTGAAATGGGGGATGGTggtgtgcagtggtgtgcgtagcactgtgctgcgcacctccgagccgtcggatcgtgcatccaacgGCTCAGGATCTCAtatcggcaatgaacggctctggATCGTTGgctgtcgagatgagatccgagccgtcggatgcacgatccgacagctTAGAGGTGCTTTGCACTTACACTTCACTGCACAGCATCAACCTGAAGTCCCAAAAATTCGAGCTCGAaagctgctcggttcatttttatgttgttgttgtcaatattgtatacattaggAGATTCAGAAGCTATTCATAGCTCTGAACCCACAAgttgctcggttcgtttaccgCCCTAGAAAATAGGAAGAAGTTGAGTGTCAAATTGTTAAATTTCATTCTgccaaatttttgtttgttaattttcaaaagtaagaaaaggaaaagttgGGTGCACTATTTGACCCGAGGAACTAACGTTAGGTGAAGTTGCCAACTTGGTGCATGTGTCAATGAGAGGGCCATGTCTTTTGTGCTAACAATAACGTGTGGAGAAGACCTTTCCGACTCTCCATCTTTGTTGGTAGGGTTACTAAATGAACTAAGCTATTTGAAtttgagctcgtgttcgttTATTAAAAGTTTGTTCAAGATTAATTTGTTACATAAAtaaatcaagcttgaacattttttgaagctcattaagATTTCAAGTTAAATTTGTACAAGCTACTACTCGGCTCGTGTCTATCCAACGGTAAGAAGGTCCCCCCCGAAGCTCAGTAATGACGCAATTCATGGTTAGCTCCGTTGGTCAGCTCAACTGCTTTCCAGTTTTGAGTCTCCGGTCTTTCCCTATCTAAATTTTGTGCATTCACGAAATAAGGGGCAAGACCCTTTTGGTATTTCTCTATTCATATGTCCTAGTTGAGAAATAACCAGCAGTCGATTCCCCAATCCTACACTAATCCAGTAATCCACTAGAACAGCTATAGTGGGTTCTTTAGCTCAACTACCAGTTTCAATTTGCAACATGGACCATATTGAGACTAGCCCAACTTGTAGGGACTGGGGATGCCGCCAAGCACTCTCGTCAAGCAGCATTTGGTCATTCATCTCGGCACGTAGGACTTGGATTGAATCTGAGCGCATACAGATTTGAACTTTCCATTGCTCGGTCAAAATTCGAGCtgtcgattgccgagatgaacgacCGAATTAGCCACTTAGCATCCGCTTGATAGGGGGTGCTTGGTAGCATCCCTGCACCATGGGATATGAGAGGAAAAAAGTCAAGGAAATctcctaaaaaatatatataatattccAAAAgtagaaggtttttttttttgggtaacccGAAAGTAGAGGATTTGATAAATTGCTATATGAAAAGTATGATACCTCAGTGGGCCATGCATTTATCTCTCTTTGAAGAACCCCTCCTCTATTATTGGCATGAGATAGCAAAGGTGAGGCCAGCAATCAGTGTCCAAGCTCTCAAGGAAAAAAACTCTCATTGGCCAACTATACCTGACATACCAAATAATACACTCCATCGCTGAGCATGTGCAATTCGGTTGCGCCATTAAATAatctcctctcctctccctgTCTCTCTCAATAAAATAAAGCACAACGCCACGAAAGCATGAAAAGCTTCTTTCGAAAACCTTTCAGATTatcgttttgttttttaaagacAAAAACATCATTGAAGAACCATGCCAAGAGCGCTAAAATTTATGAGAAATGATGATTGAAAATGAGAGTGTAGAGCAAGAATTTAGGACAAGAGCAAAGGATTACCAGATGATTACGTGACAGTGTGACACGGGACAATGTGCTTTATTTTGGTAATATATATAAATTGGAAATTTACACGAACTCAGATTTAACCAAGCCGGATACGTTTGGAGACCCAAGAAGGCTCTAATTTCCTCTCTTATAATCGACTGAGCATTTTGCCAAAGTCCACATATAGGACTTTTATTCCAGAGATCTAAAGTTAACGACCGGCCAAACTCTCCGATGGTCCCAAAGTTTCCCATATATgatgtgtatacatatataatgGATACAGGATACTACTACTACATTGCAAACTCTCCAGGCCCCAAAGTTTCTCAGCGTATGGTAGGGAATATGCGAAaacataaaattgaaaacaaacacAAGATTAGAAGATCTTATAAATCAATAGCATCAACTGGTAAAGAAGTTGTCCTGTGAAGAGTATTGGGAATCAACGATCCTGTGTACAATCTATTGGCAGCAACAATAGAATCGTCTTCATTGTGAAAGCAATTCTCTACCAGCCCGTTCAAATTTGAACCACAATGTTTGTCAATGGAAGAAGATTTCGCAATTATCTTGTCTTGTAAATGGTTCAAATCCGAAGAAGATGAAATCCCATTAAGGATTTTGAGTTTGGAAACACCTGAACTTGAATGAAGCCTCGGGGGCTTTGGTACAAGTCCTAAGTGCTTATCTCTGAGTTTTCGGGGCTTTGGTACAAGTCCTAAGTGCTTATCTCTGAGTTTTCTCAGTTCAATCTGGTACTTTGCCTTAAGCCATCTTAACTCCTGCTGAATTTCGTGCTCATAATCCTCCGAAAGGCCATGGGATAATGATGGAATCGCGGTAAAAGAATCGGAACTTGGTAACGATTTGAAAGAATTTGTTCCACTAGATGCAACATTGTGgtccatttctctctccctctcctccttgGCAGTTGGTTGGTCCGAGTTTTCGTTTTGTTCTTCCGAATGGCTCTCTCGGGATCCCAATGAACTGAACTCCAGGCTTTCGTGGCGATCCCAGATTTCTTCAAACCGGCCATGCATACCTGCGCATCCATTTCCAGAACATTGCAAAATTTGCAGGTTGGAGGCACAATTGCGGCAGAAAAGTGAATTTGCAAATTTAGGGGTTTCTTCGATTCCTGGCCCCGGTTTCCAATCAGGTACCAACGAACCAATCTCCCCGTCAATCATATCGGCTATTTTAGTCACGTCTTGATCGGTTATATCCAGCTCTGCAACCATTTCGGTTGCAACGCTTAGTGCTGTATCACTCTCAATATCGAACGGGAAATAGATGTTTCGGATGTGCCCTGCAAATGAGAGAACCCTTAAAAACCCTGATTTCAAGTTCCAATTTTGAGCTATGAATAATGAAAATGACAAAGAAAGTGATGGTTTTATGATGTATCGAACCTTCTGTGTCCGAAATTCGTAGTCTTAAAAAGATGTTATcatcctctctcctcttccctTTGATGGTTATGTCAAGATGGGCATGATGATCCTCGTGTTCTTCATCGTTGTACTCAAATAGTTCGATCCCACTTTGTTCGATCTCAGTTGAATGGTGCTCCCATCCAATTTGGCCTTCAAATGGTATACCATTTAAGTATCCAATGAAGGAGCTGTTACTATATGTTTTTCCAACGCAATCCAGTTCGAGATATGGCTGCCGGTCTATGCAATCTGCTTCTCGTTGGCAATCTATCGGTCTTAAACCGAATTCACAATCATCATTTTGGAGAAAAGGATCGTTCAAAAGCTCCCTTGCAGAAAGCCTAAGTGATACAGTCGCCAAGCATTTCTCAACAAATTCCCTTACCTCTGGATCCTTCACTTTGTACAAGGCATCTGGTTTTTTCCCCTAAAGCCATCAAAAGAATgtcaattgagagagagagagagagagagagagagagagagagagtactaaTAGTCTAATACTTACAGAAGTAACTTTCTTGTAGATCTGAGCAGGATGAGTGCATTCACTATATGGATATTCAAAGGTGACCATTTCCAATATGCACATTCCAAATGAATAAATGTCAACCAATTCATTGTACTCCTCTGCATATACTTCTGGAGCCATGAACTCTGGTGTCCCTATATAAATTGAACCCGAATACAGATTAATCTAAGTCAAGTCATTTTTCTCATAAAAATGCAACGGACACAGATATGGACAGATAAAAACGCACAGAAGCCAACACAGATATGGACGCATCTGTGTCCGGCTCTGTGCACCTCCATCCGTGTGTCTGTAGCATT
It encodes:
- the LOC131325261 gene encoding serine/threonine-protein kinase WNK1-like isoform X2; this translates as MIDEEKSNATDTRMEVHRAGHRCVHICVGFWTPEFMAPEVYAEEYNELVDIYSFGMCILEMVTFEYPYSECTHPAQIYKKVTSGKKPDALYKVKDPEVREFVEKCLATVSLRLSARELLNDPFLQNDDCEFGLRPIDCQREADCIDRQPYLELDCVGKTYSNSSFIGYLNGIPFEGQIGWEHHSTEIEQSGIELFEYNDEEHEDHHAHLDITIKGKRREDDNIFLRLRISDTEGHIRNIYFPFDIESDTALSVATEMVAELDITDQDVTKIADMIDGEIGSLVPDWKPGPGIEETPKFANSLFCRNCASNLQILQCSGNGCAGMHGRFEEIWDRHESLEFSSLGSRESHSEEQNENSDQPTAKEEREREMDHNVASSGTNSFKSLPSSDSFTAIPSLSHGLSEDYEHEIQQELRWLKAKYQIELRKLRDKHLGLVPKPRKLRDKHLGLVPKPPRLHSSSGVSKLKILNGISSSSDLNHLQDKIIAKSSSIDKHCGSNLNGLVENCFHNEDDSIVAANRLYTGSLIPNTLHRTTSLPVDAIDL
- the LOC131325261 gene encoding probable serine/threonine-protein kinase WNK9 isoform X1; protein product: MNGFTNLEPDYSEFVEVDPTGRYGRYNEILGKGASKTVYRAFDEYDGIEVAWNQVKLHDFLQSPEDLERLYCEIHLLKTLKHPSIMKFYTSWVDTANRNINFVTEMFTSGTLKQYRQKHKRVNIRAVKHWCRQILSGLLYLHSHDPPVIHRDLKCDNIFVNGNQGEVKIGDLGLAAMLRKSHAARCVGTPEFMAPEVYAEEYNELVDIYSFGMCILEMVTFEYPYSECTHPAQIYKKVTSGKKPDALYKVKDPEVREFVEKCLATVSLRLSARELLNDPFLQNDDCEFGLRPIDCQREADCIDRQPYLELDCVGKTYSNSSFIGYLNGIPFEGQIGWEHHSTEIEQSGIELFEYNDEEHEDHHAHLDITIKGKRREDDNIFLRLRISDTEGHIRNIYFPFDIESDTALSVATEMVAELDITDQDVTKIADMIDGEIGSLVPDWKPGPGIEETPKFANSLFCRNCASNLQILQCSGNGCAGMHGRFEEIWDRHESLEFSSLGSRESHSEEQNENSDQPTAKEEREREMDHNVASSGTNSFKSLPSSDSFTAIPSLSHGLSEDYEHEIQQELRWLKAKYQIELRKLRDKHLGLVPKPRKLRDKHLGLVPKPPRLHSSSGVSKLKILNGISSSSDLNHLQDKIIAKSSSIDKHCGSNLNGLVENCFHNEDDSIVAANRLYTGSLIPNTLHRTTSLPVDAIDL